The genomic segment ATTCATTGCGCCATTGTTGGTATCAGTGTTAATAATAAGACTGATTTCAGTTTTGATATTGTTAACAAGCGTTGCAAGATTGTTTATTCCAACGGAGTGATTGAATACGTCAATCGTAATATTTAAAGTATTGTTTGGTAAATTGATGATTGAAGCAGGTGCAGTAAATTTAAGAAGTTTACCAATCTCAGTAATTACATTGGTGGTATTGCTTTTTACATTTTGCAGCACTTTTGCGTCTGTGTTGGCTGCTTTTAGTTTAGCAGTCAAATCCACAAGGTTATCTCTTACGCTCTCGATTTTGTTATTTCCTTCAAATAAACCTACAAAAGCATTCAGTGCTGTCTGAACAGCATTCCCGGCTCCGGCAACTTCTTCTACAGAGGCAATGGCTGCATTAGCTGCCTTTTTGACTTTTTCCTTCTGCGTAATCAAAGTACTTAATTGATTGGTTAAAGCTTTTAAAATAGGAATGAAAGGGACCGTTTTTTGCACTGAAAAGTCTGCTGATGCGGGAATTGCATTGTTGTATCCTAATCCATTATCAATGTAAAACAGGACATTAGCAACACTTCCGGTAATCGAATCGTTTACAGTATCGACATCGGCATCAGTTACCGTGACTAAGCTTGCAATAGATGATGTAACAGTGGTGAAAGCATCTTGAACTTCACCCAAAGCAGTAGAAATAGCATCGGGAACGTTGGTTATATGTTTGATTAAAATTTTATCTTCATCGTATCTGTAATCCAGAATAGTATCAAGGTAAGGATAATACACAGCACCGTATTTTAGGTAATCTTTTTCAAGAGTAATTGCCCCTCGTAATGCCAGAGAATCAGCTGCAATATCAGTAGAAGATTGAGTATCAATGATAGCGAAGCGATCCTGCAGATCGTGACACTGCATTAAGGCTGACGAATATAAAGCATAGAAGTCACCTACAGCCAGGGTTTTTGCATCCGGAAACAATATCAATGTTGGTTCGTCCTCTGCCTTCAATAAATCCAATCCGGCTGTTAAATCACCTAAAAAAACAGGATTTTGGCTGCCATTTATGGCTTCATAAAGATTAACCGAAACAATATAACAAGGTCCACCGCCATTTGCAAAATACATCTGAAGCGCATAATACAGTAAAAATGGTTTTGGGGCGCTGGGCTGATTTACCACAATATTTCTGTCGATTACACCATCGGTTACGACATCAGTAACATTTACCGAAATTGTGTCTTCAGGATATGCTAATCCAAAATACGTTTCATAATCCAGTAAAGAGGTAATTCTGGTAGGAATCCTGTGTAAATCGTTCTCGATTTTTTTAGTAGCTTTTTCTGTATAGCCAATAAAAGCGGGAATCGCTGTTTCTACCTGAGCAACCGAAGGAGGGAACTTTACGATTTCCTCAATATATACTCCAGGCGTTTTGTAAGTTGTTGCCATGATAAATTGTTTTAATTATTAAATAAATATTTCTGAATAGTAATCACTACCGATCTTTGTTATTGATTTTACAGATGGATTTGGGTATGTACTGGTTGGGGATTCCGAAGGATTAAAATCGTTGACAGGGTCAAGTTCAACAAAACCGGAATAGGTTAAAGGTTTTGCAGTCTTGGTATCAATGTGACTGTCTGCTTTTCTGTCGATATATCTCCAAAGCGTTTTTCTATTATCAAAATGAAGCTTAAAATTTGGACTTAACATCGTACCTAAACCATCATCTATAATGTTTTTCGGATTATTATCGGCTTTCATCGTCAATGAGATGATTCCAAAAATATCTTGTCTTTCCTGTGGATGAAGTTTGGATAAGAAAATGGAGGTTGTTTCTTCGGATATTAAGTAATCATCTGAAATCAGGATGTTGTCACTGAAATTTGGAATATACTTAAACGTTCCCGGTTCAGTTTCAGGTTTAGTGTTGCTGAATAAAAACATTTGATTCAGTACAAATTCCAAATTGGTATAATTCTCAAATTGATAATCATTGATAACGATTTTAAAGTCGAGTTTTAAATCAGCAGGAACGCTTATAAAAGGAGTGGTTTCTTGATTTTCTATTACTTTAATATATACCCGGAATCCAGTTTTTGTAGGCTTAAAAGCCATTTTGTAATTTTTTAACTGTGTGGCAGTTTCTACTGTTGGAGTTATAGTTGCAAATGAATCGCTGTCAAATTTTTGAAGCATTTTTTTCTTGTTATCTGTCGACATTCCCTCATAAGTATCTTCACCGCTATTGAGAAAATAATTGTGAAGAAGCGTTACTTCAAATAACAATCCGTATGTAAGATTAAAACTCATGATTGCTCTTTTGTTTTGGTTACGCCGTTGATCTTGCTGATAAGTTGTCCTTCGGCTTGTGCAATATCACGTTCAATTTGTATCATGCTTACTTTGTACAAAGCCGATGGAAGCTGTTTGCCTCCTAATGTTCCCCAGATATAGTTCAACTCTTCAAAAGTTGGGGTATAGAGCTCAACCGAGAATTTGAAGTTGTCGATATTAGACATCGCAATATTATTTCTGTTGTAAATAGTATTGGCCTGTGTAAATAGTTTTTTCCCTTGAAAAAAAGCAATGATTTTCGAAATATCATTAAGTGAGTTGATATAGGCAGTTCTATTGGCGCTAAAAAGTAAATACAGATTTAAATTGATAATGCTGTTTTTGTAAATTGTTTTAGCATTTTCGATAGCATGGTTGGGAAAGTTTTTTAAAGTAGCTTCTTCGTCCAGATTAATTAGGGTAAGTGCTACTTTATCATCCAGGCTTTTAGATACGGTTTCGTTTTGAGTTTCTAAAAAAGCAATGTTTTGAGGCACTACCGTTCTATCCAGCCCAATTTCTTCGAGATAGTTGTTTACCTGCTCTTCAATTATTTGAATAATTTCAAAAATCATCTTGTGATAAGTTTTAATACATTCTACCGTATAGCTAATTTGATTGCCTTATGAAAAAATGAATGCAATTCAAATTTTAATCGTTCTAAAAGCGGTATTTAGAGCTTGATTCTAAATTTGCTTTTTTTAGATATAATCGAGATTTTATTTTTGTTTTACACTCTTATTTTATGGAATCAAATAAGTGTTTTTAGTTTTTTTTCATGACATGAAATTTTACTAAAAAGGGTCAGTTTTAAGGCGCAGATAAAAAAAGAAGATTTACTGGCTTTGCTTTAAACTTGTAACAAAATGCTGGCTTGTAAGAATTGTCGAAGTTAGATAAATGAGAGGATACCAAAAAAGGGGAAAATCACCCTTTTTTAGTTAATTTTTGTAATTAAATTCTTGATTGTTAAGTTGTTGTGTGTTTTTGATTTTTTCTAGACAAAAGGGAGTGTCAGAATAAAATAAAGCTGTTTTTTCGACAGAAATAGAGCAGTATGTTGAGTTTTTAATAAAAAAAATGTCCAGTTTTTCTTCATCTTTTATTCCAAATCCCGGATAAGATGAGTATAACTTTAGTAAGTTTTTTATCTTCGTAAAAAATATATCAAATTAAGTAATCATGAAGTTCTATTCAATTTCATTCGTTTTATTCTTTTTCATGACATTAGCAAGTGCCCAACATCAACACAACAGTGTTAGTAATGATGCACCGTCGACACATGGAATGTTGATTTTTGGAAAAGAAAAAATTTATGCTTCACACTTACCAATGTTTCATTCTCCACATGATTATCAAATTATCCTGGAGTTAGAATTAGATAATAATACCAAGAAACTATTTATGGCTGATCAGGAAAATAATCCTGAATATAATACATACACGATTGAACCTGAAAAGTTCATTTTACCGGATATGATTCAAAATCCAAAACCATTTAAAGTAAATCTTTACAGAGGTCATTTTGAAAGAGGTGGAAAAAAAATCGCCTCAGATATAGTGGTATCTATCAAACAAGTTATTTATTATAAAAAATTCAATCCGGCAGAAGGCAAGTCCGGTACAACCAATTTTATATTTTTTGGCAACACCAAAGAGCAATTTATGGCGCATCAAATTACAAACAGACCTGATTTCGATCAGATTTTACAAGTAAAAACAGCTTCGGATGCACTTATAAAAAATGAAAAATACAAATTAATCAACGTAAATAAATCCGATAATAGCCCAATTGGTGTAGCAGGAAACGATATTCAGGTTGATGTTAATGGAACTAATTGTTCTATTGTTCTTTTGAAACAATTGTATTTGGAATTTGATGATTTAAAATAATTTAGAAAATAGAAATAAATTTAACGTGCCGTAGTTACGCAACAAAATGGCAACTATTGTGTACCTACGGCACGCCGATGATTCTCGAACACAATAGCTACCAATGTTTAATGGCTAAAAACGATTTGGACTAGTAAGATAGTTACAGCTTATTTTACGACTGTAGCTTCCAGTTCTACTTTTAGGGTTTCAAAAAGGGTTTTCACTTCCAGTAAAGTAGTGGCTTGTTTAATGCCATGTTTGGCGATCCAATCCTGAAGGATATTAAAATGTGGCCAAAGTTCTATAGTAGAAGTCGTGTAGATATTTAATCTGACAATACCTTTAGGTTCATAGCCGGCTTCTGTGATTACTTGTTCCAGGTTTTTAATTGCCAATTTTATTTGAGATTCCATGTTTTCATTACTAGAAATTCCGTCAGCATTTATGGCGGTTTGTCCGGAAACATAAAGCGTTCCTTCTGGATTTTTTACTTCAACAGCTTGTACATAACTTCGTTGATTTTGCCATTCCCAAGGATTTATTTCTCTTTTTTCCATTTGCTTTGCTTTTTTAGTTTGTGCCAATATTGGCATTGTCGTTAATACTAATAAGGTTAAAAGTCTTGCTGTTTTTTTCATGATTACAGTTTAGAATTTGTACTGCAAAATTGAAAATAAGAACCGGAATAGAGTCTTGACATTTCTCACGATTTTAGAGTGAGATATGTCACATTAAGAAGATAATCTGCTCAGGGTTTCTCGGGAAACGCCTAAATATGAAGCAATAAGACTTTTAGGAACTCGCTGAATAAGTGAAGGATATTGTTTTAAGAGTTGTTCGTAACGCTCTTTTGAGTTGGAAGTCTGCCAGGAAATTATGCGACGCTGCGATCCAAGAAAACCAAAAGTTGCTTTCTCCAGAAAAAAGCGTTCCATCTTTTGCAAACCATTACACAAGTTTCTGTAATCTTCGAGTGTGCAACAAAGTACCTCAGTATCTTCAAGACATTCAAGAGACATTGTGGCTTCGGTTTGGGTATAAAAGGCATAATAATCGCTTTCCCACCAATCTTCCATAGCAAAAGAAACAATATGTTGTTTAGCCTTACTATCGGTATGTACCAATTTTAGAAGTCCGGAAATTATAAAATAAGAATACTTTACAGCATCGCCTTCCTGAATAAGAAATTGATGTTTCTTAAACTTTTTGGTCACAAAATGAGTGCATACAAATGTGAACTCATCATCAGTTAGCGGTATTATTTTTTCGATATGTTCTCTTAGGTTTGCCTGCATATTAGAGTTCAAAGTTATTGAAATTTTGATAATCAGGACATTTTTATTCTTTATCTCAATTTTAAATTTTACTTCATAACAACTACGAAATGAAATGTTAATACAATGTTTTATAATCGGACCTTTTTATTAATATAAGCATAACGTTATAGACCTACCCTCATTTCTAATTTTGGAGACATATTATAAAACAACACACTGTAGAATATGTCATTTTTTAAATTAGGATTACATCGCCAGAAAACAACCGGAATTGGTGTTTCAGTAAATACCATTTATTCACCAAATAATACAAAAGTGACGTATTATGTATAAAAGGTTTACTGATGAAGAGCTTGTTGAATTATTGAGACAAGGCAAGGATAAAGCGTTTGATGAATTGTATTTTCGATATCGGGATTTATTGGTTCGCTTTGTTTATGTGAGAATGAAATCAATACCGGTTTCTGAAGAAATTGTTCAGGAAGTTTTTACCACCATTTGGGAACGTCGAAAAACGCTGGTTATTCAAAAGAAGTTTTCGGCTTATATCTATACTTCAGTTCGCTATGTGACTTTAGATTATATAAAATCACACACTATTACGGACCAATATATAAAGGAAGTTGTTGATAGCAGTAATAATGATTACAGCAGCAATAATGCCACCGAAGATTCTATCTATTATGAAGAACTTCAGGAAGCGGTAGATAAAGCCACTTTATTGCTTCCAAAAAAATCCAAAGAAGTTTTTATTCTAAGCAGAATTAAGCACTATACAAACAAAGAGATAGCTGAAGAACTTAATGTTTCGCACGAAACCGTAAAGTATCATATTGCTTATGCATTAAAATTTATGCGAAGCTACTTGGGCGAATTTAACTGACGACAAATTTTAAAAATCCAGGTGTACGATTTGTTTTCTTAACAAAAGCGTAACCTTGTCGACCTACCTGAAATTAACATTTCTAAGACATACTATTAAAGAGATAAATAAATTATAATGCCTGAAAAATTACATCGAGATATAAAGTTTTTCCTGGAAGGTAAACCTTCTGTAAAAGGAGAAGAATTATGGAATAAATGGTACGATCATCCGGAAGAAATATTGAATAGTCTTGAAACTATTAAATCTGATCGTTCTAAATTAAAAAAGGAAATCCGAGACATAAAGAAATCAAATAAGGTTATTTTTCTTCAGAATAGAAATTGGGCTATGGCAGCTTCTCTATTGGTTTTAATGAGTTTGTCTTGTTTCTTTTATTTATCATCTGAAGAAGTTATTACCAAACAATACGTTACAAAGTCCGGAGAACATGCTAAAGTTGTTTTAAGCGACGGAACTCAAATATGGCTTAATGCAGGAAGCCGTTTAAAATATCCTGCCGAGTTTAAAGAAGATACAAGAGAAGTTTATTTAACCGGAGAAGCTTTTTTTGATGTTGCTAAAGACAAAAAACATCCTTTTATAATTCATACGGATAAAATGGATACTAAAGTTTTAGGAACCAGTTTTAATGTTCAGGCTTATCCGGATCATGCCACGCAGGAAGTTTCGGTTTTAACCGGAAGAGTAAATGTAAAATCGACGGTTACAGAAGAAAATGTATATGTAACTCCTGGGCAAAAAGTGGTTTTTAAATCACGAAGCAATAAAATGCAAGCCTTTACAGATATTCCGGTGAATACTATTTCGCTATGGCGAAAAAATATCATTGTTTTTGAAGATGCTCCTTTGCCAGAAGTGATTGCAACAATTAATCGCAATTATAATGTGAACATTCAGCTTGAAAACAAGAATCTGAACAATCTAAAAATTAGCGCTTATTTCAAAGAGCTTCCTGTCGATCAGGTCGTTGCTTTGGTGTGCAATATTATAAATGCTAATTATAAACAGGAATCTGGAAATTATATTATACGATAAAATAAATGTCAAAAATCTTTAACACAGAATAAAAGAATTAAAAATTGAGAATTAAAAATTAAAAATCTGCTCACCCGAGCGATAGCGAACAGGCGAAGTAATCTGCAGAATCTGCGTGAAAAATATTTGACACAGATTGAAGGATTAAAAGATTTTTATTTCACGCAGATTTGGCAGATTTAAATTTGAATAATTATCTGTTTGATTTTGCTTAAGTGCTTGATTTATTTGAAGTAAAATGCCTTTTTTGAATATTACTAAAACGATTTTACAAGTATCAAGACAATTAAAAAAACATCACATTATAATACTATTAAAAATAAAGCTACGTAGAAAAACCAATCATATTCCAAGAACAATTAAAACACAAAAACATGACTAAAACACAAATGCGGTACGTCGTAAACTGCCAGAGCATTAAAAAATCCATATTAACGAGAGGACTTCTTTTAGTTGCTTTATTTTTTATCGGATTAACAGCAAAAGCAGGGAGCGTTGATATTGGCAAGAGAGTTACTTTAAAAGTAGAGAACGAAAGCATTAAAAATGTTTTTCAGAATATTGAAAAGCAAGTAGATGTACATTTTATGTACGAAACCAATCAGGTTAATACCAATCAAAAAATTAGTTTAAAACTAAGTAACGTTACACTAGAACAGGCATTAGATAAAATATGCAGCAATTTTTTACTGAAATATGAAATTGTAAACAACAATATTGTTATCAAAAAGAGCCAAAAAGTTTCGGACGCAGGCGTGAATGAAATAAGGATTTCAGGAACTGTTTACGGTGGTAATGACGGAATGCCATTACCAGGTGTTGGTATCAAAGACAAAGGTTCTGATGTCGCGACAACGACAGATTTTGACGGAACTTTTAAGATTGAAATCAACTCATCTGAAGCCATTCTTGTTTTTTCGTATGTTGGTTATGTTGATCAGGAGGTTAAAGTAACACAAACGGATAAAAACATAACTGTCAAATTAGTACCTGACATGAAACAACTGCAAGAGGTTGTAGTTATGGGTTACGGAAGTGTAAAAAAGAATGAAGTTCTTGGAGCAGTTGGTTCTGTTTCTATGAAAGAATCTTCTAGCAGAACTTATAATAGTGCTTCGGAATTATTGCAAGGTACTGTTGCAGGTGTTACCGTTATTAATAATGGTGGAGATCCAACGGCAGAACCTACAATCAACATTCGTGGTATTGGGTCTTTGAATGCTGAAACACCTTTAATTGTTTTGGACGGAATTATTTACAGCGGTTCATTAAATACTTTAAATCCAAATGACATTGCGTCGATAAGTGTTTTGAAAGATGCGGCTTCGGCAGCTATTTACGGTGCGAGAGCTTCCGGAGGTGTAATTTTAATTACTTCTAAAAAAGGAATTTCTGAGAAAGTTAATGTAAATGTAAATTATCAGGGAGGTTTTCAGAATATAGCCAAAAAACTGAATGTTCTTAATGCTGCTGAATATGCTGATGCGATGAATACTGCAAGAGACAACGCAGGTTTGCCAAGAATTCCGGCTTTTGATCCGGCTTTTGAACCAACTGCAAGAACGACAAAAACAAACTGGATGGATGAAATTTTTCATACAGGTGAAATTCACGATTTGTCTCTTTCGATAAATGGTAAAACAGAAAAATCTAATTTCTTTGTTTCTGGAAGTTATAGAAAAAATGAAGGGATCTTATTAAATACTTTTGGAGAGCGTTATACTGCAAGAGCAAATTCATCTTTTAAATTAGCACCAAATTTTACAATTGGAGAAAATTTATCTTATT from the uncultured Flavobacterium sp. genome contains:
- a CDS encoding RidA family protein; this translates as MEKREINPWEWQNQRSYVQAVEVKNPEGTLYVSGQTAINADGISSNENMESQIKLAIKNLEQVITEAGYEPKGIVRLNIYTTSTIELWPHFNILQDWIAKHGIKQATTLLEVKTLFETLKVELEATVVK
- a CDS encoding phage tail sheath C-terminal domain-containing protein, yielding MATTYKTPGVYIEEIVKFPPSVAQVETAIPAFIGYTEKATKKIENDLHRIPTRITSLLDYETYFGLAYPEDTISVNVTDVVTDGVIDRNIVVNQPSAPKPFLLYYALQMYFANGGGPCYIVSVNLYEAINGSQNPVFLGDLTAGLDLLKAEDEPTLILFPDAKTLAVGDFYALYSSALMQCHDLQDRFAIIDTQSSTDIAADSLALRGAITLEKDYLKYGAVYYPYLDTILDYRYDEDKILIKHITNVPDAISTALGEVQDAFTTVTSSIASLVTVTDADVDTVNDSITGSVANVLFYIDNGLGYNNAIPASADFSVQKTVPFIPILKALTNQLSTLITQKEKVKKAANAAIASVEEVAGAGNAVQTALNAFVGLFEGNNKIESVRDNLVDLTAKLKAANTDAKVLQNVKSNTTNVITEIGKLLKFTAPASIINLPNNTLNITIDVFNHSVGINNLATLVNNIKTEISLIINTDTNNGAMNGRHLADIVGLDNKSYNAIKTEILALPITLPPSSAVAGVYARVDANSGVWKAPANVGLNYVLKPTLKITNNDQDGLNVDVTAGKSINAIRSFTGKGTLVWGSRTLAGNDAEWRYVPVRRFFNMAEESIKKATEQFVFEPNDANTWIRVRAMIENFLILQWRAGALAGAKPDQAFYVRVGLGQTMSAMDILDGKMIIEIGMAVVRPAEFIILRFSHKMQES
- a CDS encoding DUF4255 domain-containing protein, whose protein sequence is MIFEIIQIIEEQVNNYLEEIGLDRTVVPQNIAFLETQNETVSKSLDDKVALTLINLDEEATLKNFPNHAIENAKTIYKNSIINLNLYLLFSANRTAYINSLNDISKIIAFFQGKKLFTQANTIYNRNNIAMSNIDNFKFSVELYTPTFEELNYIWGTLGGKQLPSALYKVSMIQIERDIAQAEGQLISKINGVTKTKEQS
- a CDS encoding RNA polymerase sigma-70 factor; the protein is MYKRFTDEELVELLRQGKDKAFDELYFRYRDLLVRFVYVRMKSIPVSEEIVQEVFTTIWERRKTLVIQKKFSAYIYTSVRYVTLDYIKSHTITDQYIKEVVDSSNNDYSSNNATEDSIYYEELQEAVDKATLLLPKKSKEVFILSRIKHYTNKEIAEELNVSHETVKYHIAYALKFMRSYLGEFN
- a CDS encoding FecR domain-containing protein gives rise to the protein MPEKLHRDIKFFLEGKPSVKGEELWNKWYDHPEEILNSLETIKSDRSKLKKEIRDIKKSNKVIFLQNRNWAMAASLLVLMSLSCFFYLSSEEVITKQYVTKSGEHAKVVLSDGTQIWLNAGSRLKYPAEFKEDTREVYLTGEAFFDVAKDKKHPFIIHTDKMDTKVLGTSFNVQAYPDHATQEVSVLTGRVNVKSTVTEENVYVTPGQKVVFKSRSNKMQAFTDIPVNTISLWRKNIIVFEDAPLPEVIATINRNYNVNIQLENKNLNNLKISAYFKELPVDQVVALVCNIINANYKQESGNYIIR
- a CDS encoding Crp/Fnr family transcriptional regulator encodes the protein MQANLREHIEKIIPLTDDEFTFVCTHFVTKKFKKHQFLIQEGDAVKYSYFIISGLLKLVHTDSKAKQHIVSFAMEDWWESDYYAFYTQTEATMSLECLEDTEVLCCTLEDYRNLCNGLQKMERFFLEKATFGFLGSQRRIISWQTSNSKERYEQLLKQYPSLIQRVPKSLIASYLGVSRETLSRLSS